Proteins from a single region of Parambassis ranga chromosome 16, fParRan2.1, whole genome shotgun sequence:
- the LOC114448675 gene encoding uncharacterized protein LOC114448675 isoform X3, whose translation MARTSEDTTKHQPSEKCVHTQESGDAGLSSDLEHKATVDYSPIPQPNKGSSVRTITKEEHDFPEMKSPHPSKAEVVFAEKSALNPPPVQNNLAHSSRHEEEMQLDDHCIIEHDKMDTQEGTHPAKRAAKAAVKVRARGRRSDGKILKGFVVFLAMASVCDRVSAKRRGKCFSCMDEDRCPKAITIYDNYDNVLYARGNITSFPECTDIPTLDSKTCHVCNEKRSAPVSIWCSDDVDEFVVETEDQDDDIENITLCAHGLTEDPARDGAAHEPAVALIWVAVVVTLVICKVQ comes from the exons ATGGCCCGCACATCAGAAGATACCACAAAACATCAGCCAA GTGAGAAATGTGTGCACACCCAGGAGAGTgg TGATGCAGGTCTGTCATCAGATCTGGAGCACAAGGCTACTGTGGATTACAGTCCCATACCACAGCCAAATAAAGGTAGTAGTGTGAGAACCATTACAAAGGAAGAACACGACTTCCCTGAGATGAAGTCACCTCACCCATCAAAGGCTGAGGTGGTTTTTGCTGAGAAATCTGCCCTGAATCCACCCCCTGTGCAAAACAACctggcacacagcagcaggcatGAGGAAGAGATGCAGTTAGATGATCATTGCATCATAGAACACGACAAGATGGACACACAGGAAGGAACCCACCCAGCAAAACGTGCAGCAAAGGCAGCTGTGAAAGTGAGAGCCAGAGGCCGAAGATCTGATGGAAAAATCCTGAAAG GGTTTGTGGTTTTCTTGGCAATGGCATCTGTTTGTGACCGCGTCTCTGCAAAACGTCGAG GTAAATGTTTTTCCTGCATGGACGAGGACAGGTGCCCTAAAGCGATAACGATCTATGATAATTATGACAATGTCCTGTATGCGAGAGGAAACATCACCAGCTTTCCTGAATGCACGGATATTCCTACTCTGGACTCGAAGACTTGTCATGTGTGCAATGAGAAACGTTCTGCACCCGTGTCCATCTGGTGCTCAGATGATGTGGATGAATTTGTGGTAGAGACAGAGGACCAAGATGACGACATTGAAAACATCACTTTGT GTGCACATGGTTTGACTGAAGACCCAGCACGTGATGGAGCTGCTCATGAAC caGCTGTGGCGCTCATTTGGGTGGCGGTGGTGGTAACACTGGTGATCTGCAAA gTACAATAA
- the LOC114448675 gene encoding uncharacterized protein LOC114448675 isoform X1 — MARTSEDTTKHQPSEKCVHTQESGDAGLSSDLEHKATVDYSPIPQPNKGSSVRTITKEEHDFPEMKSPHPSKAEVVFAEKSALNPPPVQNNLAHSSRHEEEMQLDDHCIIEHDKMDTQEGTHPAKRAAKAAVKVRARGRRSDGKILKGFVVFLAMASVCDRVSAKRRGKCFSCMDEDRCPKAITIYDNYDNVLYARGNITSFPECTDIPTLDSKTCHVCNEKRSAPVSIWCSDDVDEFVVETEDQDDDIENITLCAHGLTEDPARDGAAHEPAVALIWVAVVVTLVICKVSLTL; from the exons ATGGCCCGCACATCAGAAGATACCACAAAACATCAGCCAA GTGAGAAATGTGTGCACACCCAGGAGAGTgg TGATGCAGGTCTGTCATCAGATCTGGAGCACAAGGCTACTGTGGATTACAGTCCCATACCACAGCCAAATAAAGGTAGTAGTGTGAGAACCATTACAAAGGAAGAACACGACTTCCCTGAGATGAAGTCACCTCACCCATCAAAGGCTGAGGTGGTTTTTGCTGAGAAATCTGCCCTGAATCCACCCCCTGTGCAAAACAACctggcacacagcagcaggcatGAGGAAGAGATGCAGTTAGATGATCATTGCATCATAGAACACGACAAGATGGACACACAGGAAGGAACCCACCCAGCAAAACGTGCAGCAAAGGCAGCTGTGAAAGTGAGAGCCAGAGGCCGAAGATCTGATGGAAAAATCCTGAAAG GGTTTGTGGTTTTCTTGGCAATGGCATCTGTTTGTGACCGCGTCTCTGCAAAACGTCGAG GTAAATGTTTTTCCTGCATGGACGAGGACAGGTGCCCTAAAGCGATAACGATCTATGATAATTATGACAATGTCCTGTATGCGAGAGGAAACATCACCAGCTTTCCTGAATGCACGGATATTCCTACTCTGGACTCGAAGACTTGTCATGTGTGCAATGAGAAACGTTCTGCACCCGTGTCCATCTGGTGCTCAGATGATGTGGATGAATTTGTGGTAGAGACAGAGGACCAAGATGACGACATTGAAAACATCACTTTGT GTGCACATGGTTTGACTGAAGACCCAGCACGTGATGGAGCTGCTCATGAAC caGCTGTGGCGCTCATTTGGGTGGCGGTGGTGGTAACACTGGTGATCTGCAAAGTAAGTTTGACATTATAA
- the lsr gene encoding lipolysis-stimulated lipoprotein receptor isoform X1 — translation MFWTLLVAALMATESAMAISVQCPTRRYVVILFQPVTLTCNFQTSSTQPPVITWKYKSYCRDPIQAALNPSSAENILSQNNPNYNPNIECADSQRTVRIVASKQGSAVTLGAEYQARKISIVNDADLNIAQTAWGDSGVYVCSVISSQDLTGNGEDYTELIVLERKSNTTDLLPGIDLLVMEDWLLVVLVVLGFLLLLLLIGICWCQCCPHTCCCFVSCPCCPNRCCCPRALYEAGKAVKKGAVPSQYAPTLYAPSMYAQPAYSGQPVMPLLPLANGAQPPHGAYTRDYDGASSVGQGSQVPLLRDQDSGVDHTRSGYRIQVDPDGNATRAIYYMEKELANLDPSRPANYKRLDNMSEVSSLHDSLEPRGRGGRSQPPPLATVYDYDEAMSTISSVSQQGHRRDDGPRHGGGYMGERTRARSMDNLDDIGRRYQRDDYPPHRRPDEPRGRRGSDDEWSSSARSGYDRDFDDRRRRDNSPDDRRRGERQAYGGLEGRRSRSRDDLMDLERDRRHGGGAGCGRSDYDDSFLREAMERKKLGEQQRARSRERLDDESDRSDRGRAPRGPPPLPQNPPAGYPGRRDDYPPPLPPAYSDNESVSSSKKSNLRKNGAVSRESLVV, via the exons ATGTTTTGGACACTACTCGTCGCCGCTTTAATGGCGACAG AGTCTGCCATGGCCATCTCTGTCCAATGTCCCACGAGAAGGTATGTTGTCATCCTTTTCCAGCCTGTCACCCTTACCTGCAACTTCCAGACGAGCTCCACTCAGCCTCCTGTCATCACATGGAAGTACAAATCGTACTGCCGGGACCCGATCCAGGCCGCGCTTAATCCCAGCAGCGCAGAGAATATCCTGTCTCAGAACAACCCCAACTACAACCCCAACATAGAGTGTGCCGACAGCCAGAGGACGGTCCGTATAGTGGCCTCCAAGCAAGGCAGTGCTGTCACTCTTGGCGCGGAATATCAGGCCCGCAAGATCAGCATCGTAAATG ATGCGGACTTAAATATTGCCCAGACTGCATGGGGAGACAGCGGTGTCTACGTCTGTTCGGTAATCTCTTCCCAAGATCTGACAGGAAATGGAGAAGACTACACAGAGCTTATTGTGCTTG AGAGAAAGTCAAATACTACTGACCTCCTGCCTGGCATTGACTTACTGGTTATGGAAG ATTGGCTCCTGGTTGTTTTGGTGGTCTTGGGTTTCTTGTTGCTTCTGCTCCTCATTGGAATCTGCTGGTGCCAGTGTTGTCCACAtacctgctgttgttttgtgagTTGCCCCTGCTGTCCGAACCGCTGCTGCTGTCCACGAGCAT TGTACGAGGCAGGAAAAGCAGTGAAGAAAGGTGCTGTGCCCAGTCAATATGCTCCCACCCTCTATGCTCCCAGTATGTATGCTCAGCCTGCATACAGTGGCCAGCCGGTTATGCCCCTGCTTCCTCTAGCCAACGGGGCCCAGCCACCACACGGCGCTTACACTCGTGACTATGATGGTGCCAGTTCAG TGGGTCAAGGCTCCCAGGTGCCTTTACTGCGTGATCAAGACAGCGGAGTGGATCATA CTCGCAGTGGCTATCGCATCCAGGTGGACCCAGACGGTAATGCCACACGTGCCATTTACTATATGGAGAAGGAACTTGCAAATTTGGACCCATCTAGACCCGCCAACTACAAGCGCT TGGACAATATGAGTGAAGTCAGTTCCCTTCACGATAGCTTAGAGCCACGGGGCCGCGGGGGTCGTTCCCAGCCACCGCCTCTGGCCACAGTCTATGACTACGACGAAGCCATGAGCACCATCAGCAGTGTTTCCCAGCAAGGCCACCGGCGGGACGACGGTCCACGCCATGGTGGAGGTTACATGGGAGAACGCACACGCGCCCGTTCCATGGACAACCTTGACGACATTGGACGACGATACCAACGTGATGACTACCCACCACACCGCCGCCCGGATGAGCCCAGAGGCAGGAGAGG CTCAGATGATGAGTGGAGCAGCAGTGCACGCAGCGGCTATGATCGCGACTTTGATGACCGCAGACGCCGTGATAACTCTCCTGATGATCGtcggagaggagagagacaagCCTACGGAGGACTTGAAGGGCGTCGCAGCCGCAGCCGTGACGATCTTATGGACCTGGAGAGGGATCGGCGTCATGGTGGCGGTGCCGGGTGTGGCCGAAGTGATTATGATGACAGTTTCCTGCGTGAAGCCATGGAGAGGAAGAAGTTGGGTGAGCAGCAGAGAGCGCGCAGTCGTGAGCGGCTGGACGACGAGAGTGACCGCTCAGATCGTGGGAGGGCACCACGTGGACCCCCACCACTTCCTCAAAACCCGCCTGCTGGATACCCTGGGCGCCGTGATGActaccctcctcctctgcccccaGCATACAGTGATAATGAAAGTGTGTCATCTTCTAAGAAAAGCAACCTCCGCAAG AACGGAGCTGTGAGTCGGGAGAGCCTGGTTGTGTAA
- the LOC114448675 gene encoding uncharacterized protein LOC114448675 isoform X2, whose amino-acid sequence MARTSEDTTKHQPSEKCVHTQESGDAGLSSDLEHKATVDYSPIPQPNKGSSVRTITKEEHDFPEMKSPHPSKAEVVFAEKSALNPPPVQNNLAHSSRHEEEMQLDDHCIIEHDKMDTQEGTHPAKRAAKAAVKVRARGRRSDGKILKGFVVFLAMASVCDRVSAKRRGKCFSCMDEDRCPKAITIYDNYDNVLYARGNITSFPECTDIPTLDSKTCHVCNEKRSAPVSIWCSDDVDEFVVETEDQDDDIENITLCAHGLTEDPARDGAAHEPVALIWVAVVVTLVICKVSLTL is encoded by the exons ATGGCCCGCACATCAGAAGATACCACAAAACATCAGCCAA GTGAGAAATGTGTGCACACCCAGGAGAGTgg TGATGCAGGTCTGTCATCAGATCTGGAGCACAAGGCTACTGTGGATTACAGTCCCATACCACAGCCAAATAAAGGTAGTAGTGTGAGAACCATTACAAAGGAAGAACACGACTTCCCTGAGATGAAGTCACCTCACCCATCAAAGGCTGAGGTGGTTTTTGCTGAGAAATCTGCCCTGAATCCACCCCCTGTGCAAAACAACctggcacacagcagcaggcatGAGGAAGAGATGCAGTTAGATGATCATTGCATCATAGAACACGACAAGATGGACACACAGGAAGGAACCCACCCAGCAAAACGTGCAGCAAAGGCAGCTGTGAAAGTGAGAGCCAGAGGCCGAAGATCTGATGGAAAAATCCTGAAAG GGTTTGTGGTTTTCTTGGCAATGGCATCTGTTTGTGACCGCGTCTCTGCAAAACGTCGAG GTAAATGTTTTTCCTGCATGGACGAGGACAGGTGCCCTAAAGCGATAACGATCTATGATAATTATGACAATGTCCTGTATGCGAGAGGAAACATCACCAGCTTTCCTGAATGCACGGATATTCCTACTCTGGACTCGAAGACTTGTCATGTGTGCAATGAGAAACGTTCTGCACCCGTGTCCATCTGGTGCTCAGATGATGTGGATGAATTTGTGGTAGAGACAGAGGACCAAGATGACGACATTGAAAACATCACTTTGT GTGCACATGGTTTGACTGAAGACCCAGCACGTGATGGAGCTGCTCATGAAC CTGTGGCGCTCATTTGGGTGGCGGTGGTGGTAACACTGGTGATCTGCAAAGTAAGTTTGACATTATAA
- the LOC114448419 gene encoding LOW QUALITY PROTEIN: dynein assembly factor 1, axonemal-like (The sequence of the model RefSeq protein was modified relative to this genomic sequence to represent the inferred CDS: inserted 1 base in 1 codon) translates to MLKEGGQDDLINNRLQSSLQEKGERSGPRMTKKFLKGHCKQYRLYSTPRLNDTLYLHLKGFSSIENLEEYTGLKCLWLQSNRLQRIENLDAQTDLHSLFLHQNLIYKLENLEHLKKLCTLNVSNNYIHTIENISCLXLSTLQIAHNKLETVGDVDHLSQCLSISVLDMSNNLLLDPDILSVLEAMPELRVLILKGNEVVKKIPNYRKTMIVRLKNLTYLDDSPVFPKDRACAEAWAVGGLEGERKEREQWEARDRRKIQDSLDAIAMFRIQAQERRLLREIKKKGETDAQETPCGDNKNQIFSSREKIQSFVEDSLDAHEEFLQSHSKQGPDDHQCEDEYLEAEQVDKLLQKEQVKHDQEQPQTEPASRHPAQEQDKLETAEQLESIHLSPGHPLHIDDLEDVDADDIDDMLSSHLVDKPKMEVISGGSNDEESVMSQSDRVSTFNSDKKSLFPMTSSCDKPSGASNSSSSSSLVYGEDVDAFQLHRKQDTKQTSPPRCLIEELE, encoded by the exons ATGTTAAAGGAAGGAGGCCAGGACGATCTGATAAATAACAGATTACAAAGCTCACTTCAGGAGAAAGGGGAAAGATCAGGGCCACGAATGACCAAGAAATTCCTGAAAGGACACTGTAAGCAGTACAGATTATACTCCACACCACGCCTGAATGACACATTATATCTGCATTTGAAGGGTTTCTCATCCATTGAGAACTTGGAGGAATACACAGGACTAAAGTGTCTCTGGCTGCAAAGCAATAGGCTTCAGCGCATCGAGAACCTGGATGCTCAGACAGATCTGCACTCCTTGTTCCTTCACCAGAACCTCATATACAAGCTGGAAAACCTTGAACACCTGAAAAAGCTCTGCACCTTGAATGTCTCCAACAACTACATACACACcatagaaaacatttcctgcC ACCTGAGCACACTGCAGATTGCCCACAACAAGCTGGAAACAGTGGGGGATGTAGACCATTTGAGTCAGTGTCTGTCCATCAGTGTGTTAGACATGTCTAACAACCTGTTACTTGACCCAGACATCCTCTCTGTGCTAGAGGCCATGCCAGAACTGCGAGTGCTGATCCTGAAAGGAAATGAGGTGGTGAAAAAAATCCCAAACTACAGAAAAACCATGATTGTACGCCTCAAGAATCTCACCTACCTTGATGATAGCCCTGTGTTCCCCAAAGACAGGGCATGTGCAGAGGCATGGGCAGTGGGAGGGCTAGAAGGGGAGCGCAAAGAGAGGGAGCAGTGGGAGGCCAGAGACAGAAGGAAGATTCAGGACAGTTTGGATGCAATAGCAATGTTTCGAATTCAGGCCCAGGAGAGACGACTCCTTCgagaaataaagaagaaag GGGAAACTGATGCTCAAGAGACGCCTTGTGGGGATAACAAAAACCAGATTTTCTCATCAAGAGAGAAGATCCAGTCCTTTGTGGAAGACAGCCTGGATGCTCATGAAGAGTTTTTGCAGAGTCATTCAAAACAAGGGCCGGATGACCATCAGTGTGAAGATGAATATTTAGAAGCAGAGCAGGTAGATAAACTGCTGCAAAAAGAGCAGGTGAAACATGACCAGGAACAACCACAGACAGAACCAGCATCAAGGCATCCGGCACAAGAACAAGACA AGCTGGAGACTGCAGAGCAGCTAGAAAGCATTCACCTTTCACCAGGTCACCCACTCCACATTGATGACCTGGAAGATGTGGATGCAGATGACATTGATGATATGTTATCTTCACATCTGGTGGACAAACCAAAAATGGAAGTCATTTCAGGAGGCAGTAATGATGAAGAGTCAGTCATGAGTCAGAGTGACAGAGTCTCCACCTTTAATTCAGATAAAAAGTCTCTATTCCCAATGACGAGTAGCTGTGACAAACCAAGTGGGGCGTCCAACagttcttcttcatcatcactggTGTATGGAGAGGATGTGGATGCCTTTCAACTCCATAGAAAACAAGATACAAAGCAAACCTCTCCCCCTCGCTGCCTGATTGAAGAGCTGGAGTGA
- the LOC114448589 gene encoding spindle assembly checkpoint kinase codes for MAYSTSTLAQGCFGKVYKEKYNDTWAAIKKVPQQLIGRKDLERECEVYNKSNHPNIVKLLGNITLKDGAWVIPLEFIFGEDLETTIFKAAKSKIQLTPANRGTIIVGMCEGLLHLHSKDIVHQDLKPENIMVEHNTNRAVIIDLGLAKFFKYGLNSAMDMGNEAYSAPEVLQRHKQRDQRSDVWAMGKIIAELCARVRLYTPSVCPAKIKETLRDQPYCNAVCRMVEPNPALRASMAGVISDIRRAAGAGIVTHTAAQKELLKPPSSQIGATNRCPSPDKWTPSTNNRSPSPLRWERSPRPEIKPPNPHTAMQLSPPYKRTEDDNKNQALAPIGRADLNNDFMKMALYKEAAKDLPCNLPPTGRVVMRRFEEKNGEVGTWYQKEVVTRDGKIVKYDDIKFDSK; via the exons ATGGCGTACTCCACCAGCACTCTTGCACAGGGCTGCTTCGGGAAGGTGTACAAGGAGAAGTACAACGATACCTGGGCTGCTATAAAGAAAGTGCCCCAACAGCTCATCGGTAGGAAGGATCTGGAGAGGGAATGTGAAGTATACAA cAAGTCAAATCATCCCAACATAGTCAAGCTTCTGGGTAACATAACTCTCAAAGACGGGGCATGGGTCATCCCACTAGAGTTCATCTTTGGAGAGGACTTAGAGACAACCATCTTCAAAGCAGCAAAGTCTAAAATACAG TTGACTCCAGCTAATAGAGGCACCATCATCGTTGGCATGTGTGAAGGGCTGCTTCACCTCCACTCCAAAGACATTGTCCATCAAGACCTCAAGCCTGAAAACATCATG GTGGAACAtaacacaaacagagcagtaATCATTGACCTGGGACTGGCCAAGTTCTTCAAATATGGTCTTAACTCTGCCATGGACATGGGGAATGAGGCGTACTCGGCCCCTGAGGTGCTGCAGAGGCACAAGCAGCGGGATCAGCGTTCAGATGTCTGGGCTATGGGGAAAATAATTGCTGAGCTCTGCGCCCGGGTCCGCCTGTACACGCCCAGTGTCTGTCCCGCCAAAATCAAGGAGACCCTGCGGGATCAGCCATACTGCAACGCTGTGTGTCGGATGGTGGAACCGAACCCAGCTCTGAGGGCCTCCATGGCTGGGGTCATAAGTGACATACGAAGGGCCGCGGGAGCAGGCATTGTCACCCATACTGCCGCTCAAAAAGAACTGCTTAAGCCACCGTCATCTCAAATTGGTGCCACAAACCGGTGTCCGTCTCCAGATAAATGGACTCCATCGACAAATAACAGATCTCCATCGCCGCTGAGATGGGAGCGCTCACCCAGGCCAGAGATTAAACCTCCGAATCCTCACACTGCTATGCAGCTCTCCCCTCCCTATAAGAGAACAGAGGACGACAACAAAAACCAGGCTCTGGCTCCAATAGGCAGAGCAGATCTCAACAACGACTTCATGAAGATGGCCTTGTACAAAGAAGCTGCCAAGGATCTTCCCTGTAACCTGCCACCAACAGGCAGGGTGGTGATGCGGCGCTTTGAGGAGAAAAACGGGGAGGTGGGGACGTGGTATCAGAAAGAGGTGGTGACCCGTGATGGAAAGATAGTCAAGTATGATGATATTAAATTCGACAGCAAATAA
- the lsr gene encoding lipolysis-stimulated lipoprotein receptor isoform X2, whose protein sequence is MFWTLLVAALMATESAMAISVQCPTRRYVVILFQPVTLTCNFQTSSTQPPVITWKYKSYCRDPIQAALNPSSAENILSQNNPNYNPNIECADSQRTVRIVASKQGSAVTLGAEYQARKISIVNDADLNIAQTAWGDSGVYVCSVISSQDLTGNGEDYTELIVLDWLLVVLVVLGFLLLLLLIGICWCQCCPHTCCCFVSCPCCPNRCCCPRALYEAGKAVKKGAVPSQYAPTLYAPSMYAQPAYSGQPVMPLLPLANGAQPPHGAYTRDYDGASSVGQGSQVPLLRDQDSGVDHTRSGYRIQVDPDGNATRAIYYMEKELANLDPSRPANYKRLDNMSEVSSLHDSLEPRGRGGRSQPPPLATVYDYDEAMSTISSVSQQGHRRDDGPRHGGGYMGERTRARSMDNLDDIGRRYQRDDYPPHRRPDEPRGRRGSDDEWSSSARSGYDRDFDDRRRRDNSPDDRRRGERQAYGGLEGRRSRSRDDLMDLERDRRHGGGAGCGRSDYDDSFLREAMERKKLGEQQRARSRERLDDESDRSDRGRAPRGPPPLPQNPPAGYPGRRDDYPPPLPPAYSDNESVSSSKKSNLRKNGAVSRESLVV, encoded by the exons ATGTTTTGGACACTACTCGTCGCCGCTTTAATGGCGACAG AGTCTGCCATGGCCATCTCTGTCCAATGTCCCACGAGAAGGTATGTTGTCATCCTTTTCCAGCCTGTCACCCTTACCTGCAACTTCCAGACGAGCTCCACTCAGCCTCCTGTCATCACATGGAAGTACAAATCGTACTGCCGGGACCCGATCCAGGCCGCGCTTAATCCCAGCAGCGCAGAGAATATCCTGTCTCAGAACAACCCCAACTACAACCCCAACATAGAGTGTGCCGACAGCCAGAGGACGGTCCGTATAGTGGCCTCCAAGCAAGGCAGTGCTGTCACTCTTGGCGCGGAATATCAGGCCCGCAAGATCAGCATCGTAAATG ATGCGGACTTAAATATTGCCCAGACTGCATGGGGAGACAGCGGTGTCTACGTCTGTTCGGTAATCTCTTCCCAAGATCTGACAGGAAATGGAGAAGACTACACAGAGCTTATTGTGCTTG ATTGGCTCCTGGTTGTTTTGGTGGTCTTGGGTTTCTTGTTGCTTCTGCTCCTCATTGGAATCTGCTGGTGCCAGTGTTGTCCACAtacctgctgttgttttgtgagTTGCCCCTGCTGTCCGAACCGCTGCTGCTGTCCACGAGCAT TGTACGAGGCAGGAAAAGCAGTGAAGAAAGGTGCTGTGCCCAGTCAATATGCTCCCACCCTCTATGCTCCCAGTATGTATGCTCAGCCTGCATACAGTGGCCAGCCGGTTATGCCCCTGCTTCCTCTAGCCAACGGGGCCCAGCCACCACACGGCGCTTACACTCGTGACTATGATGGTGCCAGTTCAG TGGGTCAAGGCTCCCAGGTGCCTTTACTGCGTGATCAAGACAGCGGAGTGGATCATA CTCGCAGTGGCTATCGCATCCAGGTGGACCCAGACGGTAATGCCACACGTGCCATTTACTATATGGAGAAGGAACTTGCAAATTTGGACCCATCTAGACCCGCCAACTACAAGCGCT TGGACAATATGAGTGAAGTCAGTTCCCTTCACGATAGCTTAGAGCCACGGGGCCGCGGGGGTCGTTCCCAGCCACCGCCTCTGGCCACAGTCTATGACTACGACGAAGCCATGAGCACCATCAGCAGTGTTTCCCAGCAAGGCCACCGGCGGGACGACGGTCCACGCCATGGTGGAGGTTACATGGGAGAACGCACACGCGCCCGTTCCATGGACAACCTTGACGACATTGGACGACGATACCAACGTGATGACTACCCACCACACCGCCGCCCGGATGAGCCCAGAGGCAGGAGAGG CTCAGATGATGAGTGGAGCAGCAGTGCACGCAGCGGCTATGATCGCGACTTTGATGACCGCAGACGCCGTGATAACTCTCCTGATGATCGtcggagaggagagagacaagCCTACGGAGGACTTGAAGGGCGTCGCAGCCGCAGCCGTGACGATCTTATGGACCTGGAGAGGGATCGGCGTCATGGTGGCGGTGCCGGGTGTGGCCGAAGTGATTATGATGACAGTTTCCTGCGTGAAGCCATGGAGAGGAAGAAGTTGGGTGAGCAGCAGAGAGCGCGCAGTCGTGAGCGGCTGGACGACGAGAGTGACCGCTCAGATCGTGGGAGGGCACCACGTGGACCCCCACCACTTCCTCAAAACCCGCCTGCTGGATACCCTGGGCGCCGTGATGActaccctcctcctctgcccccaGCATACAGTGATAATGAAAGTGTGTCATCTTCTAAGAAAAGCAACCTCCGCAAG AACGGAGCTGTGAGTCGGGAGAGCCTGGTTGTGTAA
- the LOC114448675 gene encoding uncharacterized protein LOC114448675 isoform X4, whose amino-acid sequence MARTSEDTTKHQPSEKCVHTQESGDAGLSSDLEHKATVDYSPIPQPNKGSSVRTITKEEHDFPEMKSPHPSKAEVVFAEKSALNPPPVQNNLAHSSRHEEEMQLDDHCIIEHDKMDTQEGTHPAKRAAKAAVKVRARGRRSDGKILKGFVVFLAMASVCDRVSAKRRGKCFSCMDEDRCPKAITIYDNYDNVLYARGNITSFPECTDIPTLDSKTCHVCNEKRSAPVSIWCSDDVDEFVVETEDQDDDIENITLCAHGLTEDPARDGAAHEPVALIWVAVVVTLVICKVQ is encoded by the exons ATGGCCCGCACATCAGAAGATACCACAAAACATCAGCCAA GTGAGAAATGTGTGCACACCCAGGAGAGTgg TGATGCAGGTCTGTCATCAGATCTGGAGCACAAGGCTACTGTGGATTACAGTCCCATACCACAGCCAAATAAAGGTAGTAGTGTGAGAACCATTACAAAGGAAGAACACGACTTCCCTGAGATGAAGTCACCTCACCCATCAAAGGCTGAGGTGGTTTTTGCTGAGAAATCTGCCCTGAATCCACCCCCTGTGCAAAACAACctggcacacagcagcaggcatGAGGAAGAGATGCAGTTAGATGATCATTGCATCATAGAACACGACAAGATGGACACACAGGAAGGAACCCACCCAGCAAAACGTGCAGCAAAGGCAGCTGTGAAAGTGAGAGCCAGAGGCCGAAGATCTGATGGAAAAATCCTGAAAG GGTTTGTGGTTTTCTTGGCAATGGCATCTGTTTGTGACCGCGTCTCTGCAAAACGTCGAG GTAAATGTTTTTCCTGCATGGACGAGGACAGGTGCCCTAAAGCGATAACGATCTATGATAATTATGACAATGTCCTGTATGCGAGAGGAAACATCACCAGCTTTCCTGAATGCACGGATATTCCTACTCTGGACTCGAAGACTTGTCATGTGTGCAATGAGAAACGTTCTGCACCCGTGTCCATCTGGTGCTCAGATGATGTGGATGAATTTGTGGTAGAGACAGAGGACCAAGATGACGACATTGAAAACATCACTTTGT GTGCACATGGTTTGACTGAAGACCCAGCACGTGATGGAGCTGCTCATGAAC CTGTGGCGCTCATTTGGGTGGCGGTGGTGGTAACACTGGTGATCTGCAAA gTACAATAA